Proteins found in one Kluyveromyces marxianus DMKU3-1042 DNA, complete genome, chromosome 2 genomic segment:
- the RGA2 gene encoding GTPase-activating protein RGA2, translated as MSASTHEAVETPVCVRCTDRITMGHAYELGGNRWHTHCFSCYKCDKPLSCDSDFLVLGTSDLICFECSDSCKSCGKKIDDLAIILASSNEAYCSDCFKCCKCGEKIKDLRYAKTKKGLFCISCHERLLARRKYHEEKKRRLKKELPIVPKEPDSSATSSAMESETATSQTSHTLDPMIKTESGVLETTNSNLGQNGNSTPESDPFSVLSPSNAADKLESANIQQKQTPNYEDIEQPKVFTAPIDFSKKESIVKSSSNSVIAQFLDDEYHNDNVSVTTTEHKHSSSQLDKILQNTLDNSEEDTLQISSNDIASLSYNNSNPDIPEINPHRTPVRSSERSPPLAIPNSKSPDGHRNAIIFDAESPENEVVYATKENHLNTPNRRNTSAGDESFLHTPNSSGNDHKPAGLGISTPRSLQKFKLNGSLAIISPRSEVVKNTSTVGIPYDSTEERPSSHNSDMAHTVNNSAPDHHRRTSSGAKNITRSLSFRSKNIISTFRNKAKSSVSPGRPLDKDFDTHSGWGVSASHPSIEESLSSQTAHQPRRRVSGRGQSDSTIYSPFSNDSTQQSQNQGQGHIRSQSGSNKVSMFRTPPLGSIDSGRYTRNKSLSIDANQTLLAEDEKGTDGGDTGDYTPVAKEFFEKDLASASLQLRKLNMEIKELQLTKAQLNADIEKLKSSKESLTIEVEKLKNEKKGLRSGTTSQESFQDDAYYTDYHGSSGNGYSPTKNPHSATSASASIAKPRFWKLFGAGSGSGNGNGNGNGYGNVKQVTPNSSKSIEISAPMLQNPNEFDDMKLLPIQNSTSSDSGTRNSASSAMSEGQNLYGSTLSARCNYERRDVPLIITTCIDYIESDEEHMKTEGIYRKSGSQIVIEQFEKMFADEEKVDFVKINADVHAVTSVLKRYLRKLPNPILSYQCYEALINLVRDNNLLIEYPLSKSTKPSTLYHNTVERLVGIMQTLPVQNLIVLRLLCQHLDQIIKYQDDNLMTLHNLALVFAPGLIKDYSGEKDIVDMKERNYLIGFILQNYRDIFSMILQQRTE; from the coding sequence ATGTCAGCGTCTACCCACGAAGCTGTCGAAACGCCAGTATGTGTACGTTGTACTGACCGTATAACTATGGGTCATGCGTACGAATTGGGTGGAAATAGATGGCATACCCACTGCTTTTCATGCTACAAGTGTGACAAACCGTTGAGTTGCGACTCTGATTTCCTAGTTCTGGGAACGAGCGACCTCATATGTTTCGAGTGCTCGGATTCGTGTAAAAGTTGTGGGAAAAAGATTGATGATTTGGCTATTATTCTTGCGTCGTCAAACGAAGCATATTGTTCGGATTGTTTCAAATGTTGCAAATGTGGtgaaaaaattaaagatcTTAGGTATGcaaagacaaagaaagGGCTGTTCTGTATAAGTTGTCACGAACGGCTTTTAGCAAGGAGGAAGTATCACGAGGAGAAGAAACGTCGACTTAAGAAAGAACTACCCATCGTACCCAAGGAGCCCGATTCTTCTGCCACCAGTTCTGCAATGGAGTCTGAAACAGCCACTTCTCAGACATCACACACGCTAGACCCTATGATAAAAACTGAGTCCGGTGTCCTCGAGACAACAAACTCTAATCTTGGACAAAATGGCAACTCGACGCCAGAAAGTGACCCATTTTCTGTGCTGTCGCCCTCAAATGCCGCAGATAAACTCGAGTCTGCCAACATTCAGCAGAAACAAACGCCAAACTACGAAGATATCGAGCAACCAAAAGTTTTCACAGCCCCTATAGACTTttcgaagaaagaatcaatCGTGAAATCAAGCTCTAACAGTGTTATTGCCCAATTCCTCGATGATGAGTACCACAACGACAACGTAAGtgtaacaacaacagaacACAAACATTCTTCGTCACAATTAGATAAAATTTTACAAAACACGTTGGACAACTCGGAAGAAGATACCCTACAAATATCATCCAATGATATAGCATCCCTATCATACAACAACTCTAACCCTGACATACCTGAAATTAATCCTCATAGAACACCTGTACGGTCTTCCGAGAGGTCACCCCCTCTTGCGATCCCAAATTCCAAATCGCCTGATGGTCATCGTAACGCTATTATATTTGACGCAGAATCTCcagaaaatgaagttgTGTATGCTACGAAAGAGAACCACCTTAACACACCAAATCGTAGAAATACCAGTGCGGGGGATGAATCATTTTTGCACACCCCTAATTCTTCAGGCAATGATCATAAACCAGCTGGATTGGGAATCTCTACCCCAAGGTCATTACAAAAGTTCAAACTCAATGGCTCGTTGGCAATCATATCTCCAAGAAGCGAAGTGGTGAAGAACACGAGTACAGTTGGAATTCCATATGATTCAACAGAGGAACGTCCATCATCGCATAATAGCGATATGGCTCATACAGTTAATAATTCAGCTCCTGATCATCACCGTAGGACATCTAGCGGTGCTAAGAACATCACAAGATCATTGTCATTCAGATCCAAAAACATCATATCCACCTTCAGAAATAAAGCGAAATCCAGTGTCTCACCTGGAAGACCATTAGATAAAGACTTTGATACACATTCCGGTTGGGGAGTAAGCGCTTCTCATCCTTCTATAGAGGAGTCATTATCATCTCAAACTGCTCATCAACCACGGAGAAGAGTATCTGGTAGAGGCCAAAGTGACAGTACTATATATTCACCATTTTCAAATGATTCCACCCAACAAAGCCAAAACCAAGGCCAGGGTCACATAAGGTCACAAAGTGGTAGTAATAAGGTATCAATGTTCAGAACTCCACCATTAGGATCCATAGATAGTGGAAGATATACCCGAAATAAATCGCTAAGCATAGATGCGAATCAAACTTTATTagcagaagatgaaaaagGTACTGATGGTGGTGATACGGGTGACTACACCCCAGTTGCGAAAGAGttttttgaaaaggatCTAGCTTCGGCTAGCTTGCAACTAAGGAAATTAAATATGGAGATAAAGGAATTACAATTAACAAAGGCTCAGTTAAACgctgatattgaaaagttaaAGTCCAGCAAAGAGTCATTAACTATCGAGGTggagaaattaaagaacGAGAAAAAAGGATTGAGATCAGGGACAACTTCCCAGGAATCATTCCAGGATGATGCATACTATACTGATTACCATGGAAGTAGTGGAAACGGATATAGTCCAACAAAAAATCCGCATTCTGCGACTTCAGCAAGTGCTAGCATAGCAAAACCTAGGTTCTGGAAACTATTTGGCGCTGGGAGCGGAAGCGGTAATGGTAACGGTAATGGGAATGGGTATGGGAATGTTAAACAAGTCACGCCAAActcttcaaaatcaattgaaaTCAGTGCTCCTATGCTTCAAAATCCAAACGAGTTTGATGATATGaaacttcttccaattcagAACTCTACCTCTAGCGACTCTGGGACAAGAAATAGCGCCTCTTCCGCCATGTCAGAAGGTCAAAACCTATACGGATCTACATTGTCAGCAAGATGTAATTATGAGAGAAGAGACGTTCCTTTAATTATCACAACATGTATTGATTATATTGAGTCTGACGAGGAGCACATGAAAACAGAGGGTATATACAGAAAGTCTGGCAGCCAAATTGTTATCGaacaatttgaaaagatgTTTGCGgacgaagaaaaagttGACTTCGTAAAAATTAACGCAGATGTGCATGCGGTAACTAGTGTGTTGAAACGGTATTTGCGTAAGTTACCTAATCCTATCCTAAGTTATCAATGCTATGAGGCCTTGATTAATTTGGTTCGCGATAACAATCTTTTAATTGAATATCCTCTGTCGAAAAGTACTAAACCTTCAACCCTTTATCATAATACTGTTGAGAGACTGGTGGGGATCATGCAAACATTACCAGTACAAAATCTAATAGTTTTGAGACTTCTCTGTCAACACTTAGATCAGATAATAAAGTATCAGGATGATAACTTAATGACTTTGCATAACTTGGCCCTTGTGTTCGCACCTGGTCTCATCAAGGATTATTCTGGAGAAAAGGACATTGTAGACATGAAGGAACGTAACTATTTGATTGGCTTTATCCTCCAAAACTATAGAGACATCTTCTCGATGATATTACAACAAAGGACAGAATAG
- the BCS1 gene encoding bifunctional AAA family ATPase chaperone/translocase BCS1, with product MATNAGSGLPPIDFEKIKKDSDGSVSSMAKGLFNQFIEGNPYFAAGGGLMILGTSLALLRKGIISTSRLAYRQLIVDLEIPSKDKSYLWFLQWMSKYPQRSSRHLSVETNFLQHNNGSVSTQMNFVPGVGNHLIRYKGAFMLITRERSGQIANFSNGTPFETVKLTTLYRDRHLFQELLMEAKELAVKAQTGKTVIYTSWANEWRPFGQPKAKRNLKSVILDKGLKEGILRDVKDFLQNGKWYYDRGIPYRRGYLLYGPPGSGKTSFIQALAGELDYNICIMNLADPNLTDDRLNYLMNNLPERSIMLLEDIDAAFVKRNKNEEGYVNGVTFSGLLNALDGVASSEEIITFMTTNHPEKLDPAVMRPGRIDYKAFVGNATEYQIRQMFLRFYPEETELCEQFVQKAIQLDIPISTAQLQGLFVFNKSDPKNAVLMVESLRYPNHVF from the coding sequence ATGGCAACCAATGCAGGAAGTGGACTACCACCAATAgactttgaaaaaataaagaaagattCAGATGGCTCTGTTTCGTCAATGGCTAAAGGGTTGTTCAACCAGTTTATAGAAGGCAATCCGTACTTTGCCGCTGGTGGTGGATTGATGATCTTAGGTACATCTCTAGCTTTGTTGAGAAAAGGTATCATATCAACAAGTAGGTTAGCGTATCGTCAATTAATAGTGGATCTTGAAATTCCAAGCAAAGACAAATCATATTTGtggtttcttcaatggatGTCGAAGTACCCACAGAGGTCTTCAAGACATCTCTCTGTAGAGACTAACTTTCTACAGCATAATAACGGATCTGTGAGTACTCAAATGAACTTTGTACCAGGTGTCGGTAACCATTTAATTAGATACAAAGGTGCATTCATGCTCATCACTAGAGAAAGATCAGGCCAAATTGCAAATTTCTCTAATGGTACACCATTTGAAACTGTGAAGTTGACTACTCTCTATAGGGATAGGCATTTATTTCAGGAGCTATTGATGGAGGCCAAAGAACTTGCTGTAAAAGCTCAAACGGGTAAGACAGTGATATATACTTCGTGGGCTAACGAATGGAGACCATTCGGGCAACCAAAGGCAAAGAGAAACTTGAAAAGTGTTATTCTTGATaaaggtttgaaagaagGCATATTGAGGGATGTGAAAGACTTTTTGCAAAATGGGAAATGGTACTACGACCGGGGTATCCCATACAGAAGAGGTTACTTACTGTATGGTCCTCCAGGGAGCGGAAAGACTTCTTTTATCCAAGCTTTAGCTGGTGAATTAGATTACAATATCTGTATCATGAATCTTGCAGATCCTAATCTCACAGACGACAGACTAAATTACCTAATGAACAATTTACCAGAAAGAAGCATAATGCTTTTAGAAGATATAGACGCGGCATTTGttaaaagaaacaagaacgAGGAGGGTTATGTGAATGGTGTCACATTTAGTGGTCTATTAAATGCACTAGACGGTGTAGCTTCAAGTGAAGAAATCATCACCTTTATGACTACAAACCACCCTGAAAAGCTTGATCCGGCAGTAATGAGACCCGGAAGAATCGACTACAAAGCTTTCGTAGGGAATGCAACAGAATATCAAATTAGACAAATGTTTTTGAGATTCTATCCGGAAGAAACTGAATTGTGTGAACAATTTGTCCAAAAAGCCATTCAACTGGATATTCCAATATCCACAGCCCAATTACAAGGTCTATTTGTGTTTAATAAATCTGACCCAAAAAATGCAGTACTGATGGTGGAATCATTGCGTTACCCAAATCACGTCTTTTGA
- the ARH1 gene encoding NADPH-adrenodoxin reductase yields the protein MVRRCISIIGSGPSGFYTAHHLLQNAKVPLEVTIWEKLPVPFGLSRYGVAPDHPNVKNCEETFTDTVNKVRNDKDSIHKFNFIGNCEVGKDVQLSDLLKKQDAVVLSYGCATDNKLGIPGENDTDGVFTSRQFVNWYNGHPDFALHPKFMDFDWKSVRNVGIIGNGNVAIDIARLLLSSTVSSIWGSTDINPLALEKLRQAPIENVKIIARRDFPNSKFTNKEIREMWQLESYGVKGHIDSKFFTPEKWNMKEQARTFKRCVDLFSEYVKPYEERSAKYKKLPQPENGVFTKHWELDYLKTPLEIIKDGSSNRIKSLKLCNNTMSESNRVNAHPDKTLEYNLDLLITSLGYKGSPMSGFEELKIKFDRNKIANSQGRVLDTQENTIPGLYATGWIGKGAEGVILATMTNSFAVAENILKDLHSLPPKTTSIPSLENVNSTTWEDAEKILSFEEQEGKMKDKPREKLLTVQEMLRVVQH from the coding sequence ATGGTACGCAGATGCATTTCTATTATTGGATCAGGGCCATCAGGGTTTTACACTGCCCATCATTTGCTACAAAACGCTAAGGTTCCATTGGAAGTGACTATATGGGAGAAACTCCCAGTACCCTTTGGTCTTTCTAGATATGGTGTAGCACCTGACCACCCCAATGTGAAAAACTGTGAAGAGACGTTTACCGATACAGTGAATAAAGTTAGAAATGACAAAGATTCTATACACAAGTTCAATTTTATTGGCAATTGTGAAGTGGGCAAGGACGTTCAGCTTTCCGATTtattaaagaaacaagatgCTGTTGTATTAAGTTACGGTTGTGCAACAGACAATAAACTTGGAATTCCAGGTGAAAATGATACAGATGGTGTTTTCACGAGTAGACAATTCGTCAATTGGTACAATGGTCATCCAGATTTTGCTTTACACCCAAAGTTTATGGACTTTGATTGGAAGAGCGTGAGAAATGTGGGTATTATCGGTAATGGTAACGTCGCTATAGATATAGCAAGATTGCTCTTGAGTAGTACTGTTTCATCAATTTGGGGCTCCACAGATATAAATCCCCTTGCCTTGGAAAAGCTGAGACAAGCACCTATTGAAAATGTGAAGATAATAGCTAGAAGAGACTTCCCTAACAGTAAATTCACAAATAAGGAAATAAGAGAGATGTGGCAACTTGAGAGTTATGGTGTGAAAGGTCATATTGACAGCAAGTTCTTCACACCTGAAAAGTGGAATATGAAAGAACAAGCAAGGACGTTCAAGAGATGCGTTGATCTCTTTTCCGAGTATGTCAAACCTTATGAAGAAAGATCAgcaaaatacaaaaaattACCACAACCAGAAAACGGTGTATTTACAAAGCACTGGGAGCTTGATTACTTAAAAACTCCATTAGAAATCATTAAAGATGGATCAAGCAACCGCATCAAATCCTTGAAATTGTGCAATAATACTATGTCAGAGTCGAATAGGGTTAATGCTCATCCAGATAAAACCCTTGAGTATAATTTAGACTTACTTATCACATCATTAGGCTACAAAGGATCGCCAATGTCGGGATTTGAAGAGCTCAAAATTAAATTCGACAGGAATAAAATAGCTAATTCCCAAGGGAGAGTACTGGATACTCAAGAAAACACTATTCCAGGCCTTTATGCTACAGGATGGATTGGAAAAGGTGCCGAAGGTGTCATTCTAGCAACAATGACTAATTCTTTTGCGGTGGCTGAAAACATTCTAAAGGACTTACACTCATTACCGCCTAAGACTACCTCAATTCCATCTCTAGAAAACGTCAATTCTACTACATGGGAAGACGCTGAAAAAATACTAAGCTTCGAGGAACAAGAAGGGAAAATGAAAGACAAACCACGTGAAAAATTGCTCACTGTTCAAGAAATGCTTAGAGTAGTTCAGCATTAA
- the IAH1 gene encoding isoamyl acetate-hydrolyzing esterase yields MALVYKKFLLFGDSITEFSFNTRMSNVEGKDEFSFGAAMVNAYTRKLDIVQRGFSGFNSRWALKLLPKILEQENNVAIATLFFGSNDACQHEHQHVPLPEYKENTKKLIEMFKKNGIKVVVIGPALYDVDKWYPSHGAEVDKGYVRSNELFAQYSEAAQEIANAQEVAFVNLHEAFKKQDDWKSLLCDGLHFSGKGYEVMFNEVIKTVEEKYPEFAPKAVEYKLPNWRLVKSDGSTLDPLL; encoded by the coding sequence ATGGCATTGGTTTACAAGAAGTTTTTATTGTTCGGTGATTCGATCACTgagttttctttcaacacaAGAATGAGCAAtgttgaaggaaaagacGAATTCTCTTTTGGTGCGGCAATGGTCAATGCATACACGAGAAAGCTTGATATTGTTCAAAGAGGCTTTAGTGGATTCAACTCCCGTTGGGCGTTAAAGCTTTTACCAAAGATTTTGGAACAAGAGAATAACGTAGCTATTGCTACATTGTTCTTTGGTTCTAATGACGCTTGCCAACATGAACACCAACATGTACCTTTACCTgaatataaagaaaacaccaagAAATTAATAGAAATGTTTAAGAAGAACGGAATTAAAGTGGTGGTAATAGGTCCTGCCCTATATGACGTTGATAAATGGTACCCATCGCATGGCGCAGAGGTTGACAAGGGATACGTCCGTTCTAATGAATTGTTTGCTCAATACAGCGAGGCTGCACAGGAAATAGCTAATGCTCAAGAAGTTGCCTTTGTTAACCTTCACGAGGCCTTCAAGAAACAAGACGATTGGAAGTCCCTACTTTGTGATGGGTTACATTTCAGCGGAAAGGGTTACGAAGTTATGTTTAACGAAGTCATCAAGACCGTTGAGGAAAAATACCCTGAATTTGCACCAAAAGCAGTCGAGTACAAATTACCAAATTGGAGATTGGTGAAATCCGATGGCTCTACTCTTGACCCCTTGCTCTGA
- the LSM6 gene encoding U4/U6-U5 snRNP complex subunit LSM6 — protein METKTTASATFLENIIGKPVYVKLFSGILYQGKLESIDGFMNVSLSQVSEHYETEENGTLHKYAEEVFLRGSQVLYISER, from the coding sequence ATGGAAACTAAAACTACAGCCTCAGCGACctttttggaaaatatCATTGGGAAGCCAGTATATGTGAAACTCTTTTCAGGCATATTATACCAGGGGAAACTAGAATCGATAGATGGGTTTATGAATGTCTCCCTATCACAGGTATCAGAGCATTACGAAACAGAGGAGAATGGAACGTTGCATAAATATGCCGAAGAGGTTTTTCTAAGGGGCTCACAAGTGTTGTACATCAGCGAAAGGTGA